Proteins encoded by one window of Yersinia massiliensis:
- the nrdB gene encoding class Ia ribonucleoside-diphosphate reductase subunit beta, producing the protein MAYTTFSQNKNNQLLEPMFFGQSVNVARFDQQKHAIFEKLIEKQLSFFWRPEEIDVSRDRIDYNALPEHEKHIFISNLKYQTLLDSIQGRSPNVALLPLISIPELETWVETWSFSETIHSRSYTHIIRNIVNDPSIVFDDIVTNEEILKRAKDISAYYDDLIEMTSYYHLLGEGSHQVNGKTVVVNLRELKKQLYLCLMSVNALEAIRFYVSFACSFAFAERELMEGNAKIIKMIARDEALHLTGTQHILNLMRSGEDDPEMAEIAEECQQQCYDLFVLAAQQEKEWAEYLFRDGSMIGLNKEILCQYVEYITNIRMQAVGLGVPFNTRTNPIPWINSWLVSDNVQVAPQEVEVSSYLVGQIDSEINADDLSDFEL; encoded by the coding sequence ATGGCCTATACCACTTTTTCACAGAATAAAAACAATCAGTTACTCGAACCCATGTTCTTTGGTCAAAGCGTCAACGTGGCGCGTTTCGATCAGCAAAAACACGCTATATTCGAAAAACTGATTGAGAAACAGCTCTCTTTCTTCTGGCGTCCAGAAGAGATTGACGTCTCACGTGATCGCATCGATTACAACGCACTGCCTGAGCACGAGAAACACATTTTTATCAGCAATCTGAAATATCAAACCTTGCTGGACTCCATTCAGGGCCGCAGCCCGAACGTGGCTTTATTGCCGCTGATTTCAATTCCGGAGTTAGAAACTTGGGTCGAAACTTGGTCGTTCTCTGAAACCATTCACTCTCGTTCTTACACGCACATCATTCGTAATATCGTTAACGATCCATCCATCGTTTTCGATGATATCGTGACCAACGAAGAGATCCTCAAGCGCGCAAAAGATATCTCCGCGTATTATGACGATCTGATTGAAATGACAAGTTACTACCATCTGCTGGGTGAAGGCTCCCATCAGGTCAACGGTAAAACAGTCGTGGTCAATCTGCGCGAATTGAAAAAACAGCTTTATCTGTGTTTGATGAGCGTCAATGCGCTTGAAGCAATTCGTTTCTACGTCAGTTTTGCCTGCTCATTTGCCTTTGCTGAGCGCGAACTGATGGAAGGCAACGCCAAAATCATCAAAATGATCGCCCGCGATGAAGCTCTTCATCTGACCGGCACCCAGCATATTCTTAATTTGATGCGCTCCGGTGAAGACGATCCAGAGATGGCTGAAATTGCTGAAGAGTGCCAGCAACAGTGCTACGACTTATTCGTCTTGGCGGCACAACAAGAAAAAGAGTGGGCTGAATATCTGTTCCGTGACGGTTCCATGATTGGTTTGAATAAAGAAATCCTGTGCCAATACGTTGAATATATTACTAATATTCGCATGCAGGCCGTGGGCCTTGGTGTACCGTTTAACACCCGCACTAACCCCATTCCATGGATCAACTCTTGGCTCGTATCTGATAACGTGCAAGTGGCTCCGCAAGAAGTTGAAGTCAGTTCCTATTTGGTGGGTCAGATTGATTCTGAAATCAACGCCGATGATCTGAGTGATTTTGAGCTGTAA
- the nrdA gene encoding class 1a ribonucleoside-diphosphate reductase subunit alpha, giving the protein MNQSLLVTKRDGSKERINLDKIHRVIDWAAEGLHNVSVSQVELRSHIQFYDGIKTADIHETIIKAAADLISRDAPDYQYLAARLAIFHLRKKAYGQFEPPKLFAHVTKMVEMGKYDKHLLEDYTADDFEQMDTFIDHWRDMNFSYAAVKQLEGKYLVQNRVSGEIYESAQFLYMLVSACLFSGYPRETRMDYIKRFYDAISTFKISLPTPIMSGVRTPTRQFSSCVLIECGDSLDSINATSSAIVKYVSQRAGIGINAGRIRALGSPIRGGEAFHTGCIPFYKHFQTAVKSCSQGGVRGGAATLFYPMWHLEVESLLVLKNNRGVEGNRVRHMDYGVQINKLMYQRLVKGEDITLFSPSDVPGLYDAFFADQDEFERLYVKYEQDSSIRKQRVKAVELFSLMMQERASTGRIYIQNVDHCNTHSPFDPKIAPVRQSNLCLEIALPTKPLNDINDENGEIALCTLSAFNLGAIDSLDDLEDLAVLAVRALDALLDYQDYPIAAAKRGAMGRRTLGIGVINFAYYLAKNGVRYSDGSANNLTHRTFEAIQYYLLKASNALAREQGACQWFNETTYSQGILPIDTYKKDLDTISDEPLHYDWETLRKDIQTHGLRNSTLSALMPSETSSQISNATNGIEPPRGYVSIKASKDGILRQVVPEYERLKEAYELLWDMPNNDGYLQLVGLMQKFVDQAISANTNYDPTRFPSGKVPMKQLLKDLLTTYKFGVKTLYYQNTRDGADDVQEDIQSQPGDDDCEGGACKI; this is encoded by the coding sequence ATGAACCAAAGTCTACTTGTTACTAAACGTGATGGCAGCAAAGAGCGCATCAATTTGGATAAAATCCACCGCGTCATCGACTGGGCTGCGGAAGGTTTGCATAACGTCTCAGTATCTCAAGTAGAATTGCGTTCGCACATTCAGTTTTATGATGGTATTAAAACGGCCGATATCCATGAAACCATCATCAAAGCCGCAGCAGATCTGATCTCCCGTGACGCGCCAGATTATCAATATTTAGCCGCGCGTCTGGCGATTTTCCATCTGCGTAAAAAAGCCTACGGCCAGTTTGAACCACCAAAACTCTTCGCCCATGTGACGAAGATGGTGGAAATGGGTAAATACGACAAACATCTGCTGGAAGATTACACCGCAGACGATTTCGAACAGATGGACACTTTCATCGACCATTGGCGCGACATGAACTTCTCTTACGCTGCGGTTAAGCAGTTAGAAGGCAAGTATCTGGTACAAAACCGTGTCAGCGGCGAGATCTATGAAAGTGCCCAATTCCTGTACATGCTGGTTTCTGCTTGCCTGTTCTCGGGCTACCCACGCGAAACACGGATGGATTACATCAAGCGTTTCTATGATGCCATTTCGACGTTTAAAATTTCGCTGCCAACGCCGATTATGTCTGGCGTTCGTACCCCTACCCGCCAGTTCAGTTCTTGCGTATTGATTGAGTGCGGTGACAGTCTGGATTCTATCAATGCGACGTCCAGCGCCATCGTGAAATATGTGTCGCAACGTGCTGGTATCGGTATCAATGCGGGCCGTATCCGTGCACTGGGTAGCCCAATTCGTGGTGGTGAAGCCTTCCATACTGGCTGTATCCCGTTCTACAAACACTTCCAGACGGCGGTAAAATCCTGTTCTCAGGGCGGCGTGCGTGGTGGTGCAGCGACATTATTCTACCCAATGTGGCATCTAGAAGTTGAAAGCCTGCTGGTGCTGAAAAACAACCGTGGGGTTGAAGGCAACCGCGTTCGTCATATGGATTACGGCGTACAAATCAACAAACTGATGTATCAGCGTTTGGTGAAAGGCGAAGATATCACCCTGTTCAGCCCGTCCGATGTTCCAGGGCTATATGACGCGTTCTTTGCCGATCAGGACGAGTTCGAGCGCCTTTATGTCAAATATGAGCAAGACAGCAGTATCCGTAAGCAACGTGTAAAAGCAGTTGAGCTTTTCTCTCTGATGATGCAAGAGCGCGCCTCTACTGGCCGCATCTATATTCAGAACGTGGATCACTGCAATACGCATAGCCCATTTGATCCGAAGATTGCGCCGGTACGCCAGTCAAACCTGTGTCTGGAAATAGCGTTGCCGACTAAGCCGTTGAATGACATCAACGACGAGAACGGTGAAATCGCACTCTGCACATTGTCAGCATTCAACTTAGGCGCCATCGATAGCCTAGATGATTTAGAAGACTTGGCAGTTCTGGCCGTTCGCGCGCTGGATGCATTGCTCGATTATCAAGATTACCCTATCGCAGCGGCAAAACGTGGTGCCATGGGCCGCCGTACCTTGGGTATCGGTGTGATTAACTTTGCTTACTATCTGGCGAAGAACGGCGTGCGTTATTCTGATGGCAGCGCAAATAACCTGACTCACCGCACTTTTGAAGCGATTCAATATTACTTGTTGAAAGCCTCAAACGCGCTGGCCCGTGAGCAAGGGGCTTGCCAGTGGTTTAACGAAACCACTTATTCACAGGGTATTTTGCCGATCGATACCTACAAAAAAGATTTGGATACCATCAGCGACGAACCTTTGCATTACGACTGGGAAACGCTGCGTAAAGACATTCAGACCCATGGCCTGCGTAACTCAACGTTGTCTGCGTTGATGCCATCTGAGACTTCATCGCAAATCTCCAATGCCACCAACGGCATTGAGCCGCCGCGCGGTTATGTCAGCATCAAAGCGTCCAAAGATGGTATTCTGCGTCAGGTTGTCCCTGAGTATGAGCGCCTGAAAGAGGCTTACGAATTGCTGTGGGATATGCCGAATAACGACGGTTACCTGCAACTGGTCGGCTTGATGCAGAAATTCGTTGATCAGGCGATTTCAGCGAATACCAATTACGATCCAACCCGCTTCCCATCCGGTAAAGTACCGATGAAGCAGTTGTTGAAAGACTTGCTGACTACCTATAAGTTTGGCGTCAAAACCCTTTACTATCAAAACACCCGCGACGGTGCTGATGATGTGCAGGAAGATATTCAAAGCCAGCCGGGTGACGACGACTGCGAAGGCGGTGCATGTAAGATCTGA
- the yfaE gene encoding class I ribonucleotide reductase maintenance protein YfaE, with product MTVTLSHTGAQLSCPADSCNLLETLERHQVQIEYQCRSGYCGSCRLRLLKGEVCYSQQPLAFIQPNEILPCCCQPLGDIEIEL from the coding sequence ATGACTGTGACGCTAAGCCATACCGGCGCTCAACTTAGTTGTCCTGCGGATAGCTGCAATTTGCTGGAAACCCTCGAGCGCCATCAGGTGCAGATTGAGTACCAATGCCGCTCGGGCTATTGTGGCTCTTGCCGCTTGCGCTTACTCAAAGGGGAAGTGTGCTATTCACAGCAACCCTTGGCGTTTATTCAGCCAAACGAAATCCTGCCCTGCTGCTGCCAGCCGCTGGGTGATATTGAAATCGAGCTTTAA